From a single Lolium rigidum isolate FL_2022 chromosome 7, APGP_CSIRO_Lrig_0.1, whole genome shotgun sequence genomic region:
- the LOC124669974 gene encoding uncharacterized protein LOC124669974, giving the protein MANSGREHKRGVPRPPPLSLFIGREQEVSMTAQAPVTRTNPAAAGNNKKRMLSKQLSMKETTREVKWEKRRRQIQRQRSSMGMYDADREASASMNAIGNGVTDEDLDELKGSMELGFGFNEENGGQNLCDTLPALDLYFAVNRQLSEPKMRVCSRSLPSLSMARSSSSTQSSPGGSPMAQHSLLDSLKISSPGDNPQLIKTRLRQWAQVVACSVKHSS; this is encoded by the exons ATGGCCAACAGCGGCAGAGAGCACAAGCGTGGCGTTCCACGTCCACCACCATTGTCGCTCTTCATCGGTAGGGAACAAGAGGTCTCCATGACCGCGCAGGCACCTGTGACGCGGACaaacccggccgccgccggcaacaACAAGAAGAGGATGCTGTCCAAGCAGCTGTCCATGAAGGAGACCACCAGGGAGGTCAAGTGGGAGAAGCGCCGGCGGCAGATTCAGCGGCAGAGAAGCAGCATGGGCATGTACGACGCTGACCGCGAGGCCAGCGCCAGCATGAACGCCATCGGCAACGGCGTGACCGACGAGGACCTTGACGAACTGAAGGGATCTATGGAGCTTGGGTTCGGGTTCAACGAGGAGAACGGCGGGCAGAACCTCTGCGACACGCTCCCCGCCCTTGACCTGTATTTCGCCGTCAACCGGCAACTCTCAGAGCCCAAGATGCGGGTGTGCAGCCGCTCGTTGCCATCCCTTTCCATGGCGAGATCCTCATCTTCCACACAGTCGAGCCCGGGCGGTAGTCCTATGGCGCAGCACTCTCTCCTTGACTCGCTGAAAATTTCCAGTCCAG GCGACAACCCTCAGCTTATCAAGACAAGGCTTAGGCAATGGGCTCAGGTAGTTGCTTGTTCTGTGAAGCACTCTAGCTGA